In a single window of the Candidatus Krumholzibacteriia bacterium genome:
- a CDS encoding biopolymer transporter ExbD — protein sequence MAVIQKKPRKSPTIPTSSMADIAFLLLIFFMTTTIFKHEEGLEVNLPRAEAAKKQRTEQLANIWVDRTGRISINDKLIYMQDIQAIIGKKLEENPALIVSFKADNRVKYEIINSVQEELKAINAVRVSFSSDMESGK from the coding sequence ATGGCTGTCATACAGAAGAAGCCCCGCAAGTCTCCGACCATCCCCACGTCCTCCATGGCGGATATTGCCTTTCTTCTTCTCATCTTCTTCATGACGACTACCATCTTCAAACATGAGGAAGGGCTGGAGGTCAACCTGCCGCGGGCCGAGGCAGCGAAGAAGCAGAGGACCGAGCAGTTGGCGAACATCTGGGTGGATCGCACTGGACGCATTTCCATCAATGACAAGCTCATCTACATGCAGGATATACAGGCGATTATCGGAAAGAAGTTGGAAGAGAATCCTGCCCTGATCGTGTCTTTCAAGGCCGACAATCGCGTGAAGTATGAAATTATCAACTCCGTGCAGGAGGAACTGAAGGCGATCAATGCGGTTCGCGTCAGTTTCTCCAGCGACATGGAGTCAGGGAAGTAG
- a CDS encoding GWxTD domain-containing protein — protein MMKMGRRMHLRKWTLLTALVLLPGLFSALHAESLSAIAGGDLPFRLWTYSFPHSPDSSRLLLLASIPARRLHWQESDSLRTELQFSFEFHEGGELHRNSTHNQVMVRSLSDSRREEQLLVTEEWILPPGDYRLEFTVEEKGARLGGLPGGWFARHPRGELSARIRVRDFSSGGLSDPLLMTEDSSANPWASYAAGEGSLELYSEFQPPPTAGKGWLSLRLLVEDRLGLLRLERKGAWQHKGEVLPLRLRLPLDSLETGSYRLRILSGGDAGGEEERVFHVLEPGLPGEERERREKIEAELLLDADDILRWSLQPSALKSEELRRLWENAPGQRKEFRRRYREVESRFGGSEGGALSDRGRVWLRLGPPDEIQVEAMPENREALERALRKLHGMPDTGDFRPRSRSGEFDSPGDMKLDRDLGKIGMGGLGSLGSESEAFEVWTYRIGGRTLFPGQAIGRRESALTLIFLDREGTGNYLLSFSSEDLGF, from the coding sequence ATGATGAAGATGGGGCGCAGGATGCACCTTCGAAAATGGACTCTTTTGACAGCCCTGGTTCTTCTTCCGGGGCTGTTTTCAGCTCTGCATGCAGAGAGCCTGTCTGCGATTGCCGGCGGGGATCTTCCCTTCCGCCTATGGACCTATTCCTTTCCTCATTCCCCGGACAGTAGCCGTCTTCTTCTTCTGGCCTCTATTCCAGCTCGCCGCCTGCACTGGCAGGAAAGCGACAGCCTTCGCACAGAACTTCAATTCTCTTTCGAGTTTCATGAAGGCGGGGAATTGCATCGCAATAGCACTCACAATCAAGTCATGGTCCGTTCTCTTTCCGATTCCCGTCGGGAGGAACAGCTTCTGGTCACCGAGGAGTGGATCCTTCCTCCGGGGGACTACCGACTTGAGTTCACAGTGGAGGAAAAGGGCGCTCGGCTTGGGGGACTCCCGGGAGGCTGGTTTGCCCGGCACCCCAGAGGAGAACTGAGTGCGCGAATCCGGGTTCGGGACTTTTCCTCCGGGGGACTCTCGGATCCTCTTTTGATGACGGAAGACTCTTCTGCGAATCCCTGGGCAAGTTATGCGGCCGGGGAGGGGTCTCTGGAACTGTATTCGGAGTTTCAGCCCCCGCCTACCGCCGGAAAAGGCTGGCTCAGTCTGCGCTTGCTGGTGGAGGATCGCCTTGGCTTGCTGCGTCTGGAGAGAAAAGGTGCCTGGCAACACAAGGGAGAAGTTCTGCCGCTGAGGCTTCGTCTCCCCCTGGACTCTCTGGAAACGGGAAGCTACCGTCTTCGGATTCTGTCTGGAGGAGATGCGGGAGGAGAAGAGGAGAGGGTTTTTCATGTCCTGGAACCCGGGCTTCCGGGGGAGGAAAGAGAGAGGCGAGAGAAGATCGAGGCAGAGCTTCTGCTGGATGCTGACGATATTCTGCGCTGGAGCCTTCAGCCTTCGGCACTGAAATCGGAGGAACTGCGCAGACTGTGGGAGAATGCTCCGGGCCAGCGCAAGGAGTTCCGCAGGCGGTACCGGGAGGTGGAGTCTCGCTTCGGCGGCTCAGAGGGCGGGGCCCTGTCGGATCGCGGGAGAGTCTGGCTTCGTCTGGGTCCCCCTGATGAGATTCAGGTGGAGGCAATGCCGGAGAACAGGGAGGCCCTGGAGCGGGCCCTGCGCAAACTCCACGGAATGCCCGATACCGGGGACTTCCGCCCACGGAGCCGTTCCGGGGAGTTTGACAGTCCCGGTGACATGAAACTGGATCGGGATCTGGGAAAGATCGGAATGGGAGGCCTCGGGAGCCTGGGCAGTGAAAGCGAGGCCTTTGAGGTATGGACCTACAGGATTGGCGGAAGGACCCTCTTTCCGGGGCAGGCGATCGGGCGAAGGGAGAGCGCTCTCACCCTGATTTTTCTCGACCGGGAAGGCACGGGAAACTACCTTCTTTCTTTCAGTTCAGAAGACCTGGGTTTTTGA
- a CDS encoding PorV/PorQ family protein — protein MKRFVLMTLMVLLGLAPTAQASGDIFEKVGTFGAQFLKIGPSARGSAMGNSFTAVADDASAAYWNPAGLVEIPNTSLHVDHLEWPADIKLDYVSYAFQTDWVPGTMALTARGLTMDPQIERTIYLPGGTGREFDSGDMSFGFSYAQFFTDRFSTGVTVNMIHMGLAERSVNTVAVDFGLIYRIGIRGMRLGMVVQNMGGEIDFDSRPAKMPMLFKVGLSADLLEMDAHFLLGTVEFSHPSDNKERANLGLEYSFNRFLYLRGGYNAGYDANGATFGFGLEVNTSEKSKMHIDYAFEDLSWLGVAHRFSVSFSY, from the coding sequence GTGAAACGCTTCGTGCTCATGACCCTCATGGTTCTGCTTGGTCTGGCACCCACGGCGCAGGCCAGTGGAGACATCTTCGAGAAGGTGGGAACCTTCGGTGCCCAGTTTCTGAAGATCGGTCCCAGTGCCCGGGGTTCCGCAATGGGGAACAGCTTTACCGCCGTTGCCGACGATGCCAGTGCGGCCTACTGGAACCCGGCGGGTCTGGTGGAGATCCCGAATACATCTCTTCACGTGGATCACCTCGAATGGCCTGCGGACATCAAGTTGGACTACGTGTCCTACGCTTTCCAGACGGACTGGGTGCCGGGCACTATGGCCCTGACGGCTCGCGGACTGACCATGGATCCCCAGATTGAAAGAACCATCTACCTGCCCGGAGGCACGGGGCGGGAGTTTGACTCAGGGGACATGAGCTTCGGTTTTTCCTATGCACAGTTCTTCACGGATCGTTTCTCCACGGGAGTGACCGTGAACATGATTCACATGGGCCTTGCAGAGCGCAGCGTGAATACAGTGGCTGTGGACTTCGGTCTGATCTACCGCATCGGAATTCGGGGAATGCGCCTGGGGATGGTTGTGCAGAACATGGGCGGAGAAATTGACTTCGACTCCCGTCCGGCGAAGATGCCCATGCTTTTCAAGGTGGGGCTTTCCGCAGACCTTCTGGAAATGGATGCCCACTTCCTTCTTGGCACCGTTGAGTTCAGCCACCCTTCAGACAACAAGGAGCGCGCCAACCTGGGTCTGGAGTATTCCTTCAACCGTTTCCTCTACCTGAGGGGCGGGTACAATGCCGGTTACGATGCAAACGGTGCGACCTTCGGCTTCGGCCTTGAAGTAAACACGAGCGAGAAGTCCAAGATGCACATTGACTATGCATTCGAGGATCTCTCCTGGCTGGGTGTCGCACACCGCTTTAGCGTGAGCTTCTCCTACTAG
- a CDS encoding biopolymer transporter ExbD translates to MGLLSKKKKRGIPEISMASTSDIAFLLLIFFIVSTVFNLERGLPMVLPSGQTESAAKVSRKNILEVKAHADNSITVKGMPVKVKDIRKLVQEAQDENPKLIVVIETSPHADYGVMVDVLDELKLARIRKISLKMGKS, encoded by the coding sequence ATGGGCCTTTTAAGCAAGAAGAAGAAGCGGGGGATTCCCGAGATCTCGATGGCATCGACATCGGATATCGCCTTCCTTTTGCTGATCTTCTTCATTGTCTCCACGGTGTTCAACCTGGAGCGGGGCCTTCCCATGGTTCTTCCCAGCGGCCAGACCGAATCTGCGGCCAAGGTGAGTCGCAAGAACATCCTGGAAGTCAAGGCGCACGCGGACAATTCCATTACGGTCAAGGGAATGCCGGTCAAGGTGAAGGACATCCGGAAACTGGTTCAGGAGGCTCAGGACGAAAACCCCAAGCTTATTGTAGTGATCGAAACCAGTCCCCATGCGGACTATGGCGTCATGGTGGATGTTCTTGATGAACTGAAGCTCGCGAGAATCCGCAAAATCTCACTCAAGATGGGGAAGAGCTAG
- a CDS encoding TonB-dependent receptor, protein MRARGFSCLVTALAIFLILPSFAEAQIGKIEGRVINAETGVPLPFANVMVVNTEFGSMTLEDGSFTILIPEGSYTIRCIYMGYEQFDQENVIVMAEQTVTLNFNMAPSVALTVDTIVVEGEAPAVDVKSSSVGKRVGADDLKNFAVDNVEEAMALQAGITMQGGSLHVRGGRSGEVTFMIDGVPVNDPLGGKVEVSNVAIAEAEAVIGGMDAEFGNAQSAVFNITTREGGSQFEGTFRFYTDDYGRQDKTYTNYDRVSFGMGGPFWNPDFRWYISGEGSWSDGENLTLDRRKEWKFFDGFIKFGERATSSFNVQNKLTWKVSPKLKFNFETNLNWSGSDPYVHNWNQEGYVNRIHIFERLEPSGEVIDEETVYFHVIRGSTAAYHGPWYDDFYLRNKELQKQGLPNAFEKILVAYKPAGIDEKVLEICDAMRVKSAWSGAEFLVLTEELFDGFYDGLSQWSYVQDDSSQVYYNSAEHTTSSDNFTNSEKFIAIHNLSDDVFYKLALTRLDFKRHSGVGDKLPGEYLSGGQPAVLHNGSTDQRVTGLSWYTDPDNPFLATAYDYPSYFDRHVKSYILKFDLTSNRWRGHKFKTGLLAQYNDMDSESVSFPGVTRTLTDSFTGRVLGRAQGLSANVFHNYAPLASFYAQDRWEFQGLVANFGVRYDLFSPGNGVEILLRAAGVDPNIERYKHALSPRLGLAFPITDRDKFHFHYGRFIQAPANNYLFQTQDPNAGTDVLGNPDLKPEITVSYQAGISHQFTANVTGDFALFYKDIYSLITTSSIQDTVTGDISYRYINKAYASARGMELTLSRRFADNYGGQIAYTFSYADGVASDALFGTSAAGLTHLPTRELPLNWDQRHSLDVSLQIQDPGNWGGSLTYSFGSGFPWTPAFRFVRRQDPELENSRRLPATHSVTLTAQKFFNIWGQDLSVFFDGRNLLDQDMVGSISPGIWPGPRYCSPAYTQYLTETGNFGGAYLADMDGDGDDEYYPVHDPRVYYSHRTFRIGFGLEF, encoded by the coding sequence ATGCGTGCTCGGGGTTTTTCATGTCTGGTTACTGCCCTGGCCATCTTCCTCATTCTTCCTTCTTTTGCAGAAGCCCAGATCGGCAAGATTGAGGGAAGGGTTATCAATGCGGAAACCGGAGTCCCCCTTCCCTTCGCCAATGTGATGGTCGTCAACACCGAGTTCGGTTCCATGACGCTGGAGGATGGCAGTTTCACGATCCTCATCCCTGAAGGCTCCTACACCATTCGATGCATCTACATGGGCTACGAGCAGTTCGACCAGGAGAATGTCATCGTCATGGCCGAGCAGACTGTGACCTTGAACTTCAACATGGCTCCTTCCGTGGCTCTGACCGTGGATACGATTGTCGTGGAGGGCGAAGCTCCCGCAGTGGATGTCAAAAGCTCTTCCGTGGGCAAGAGAGTCGGTGCCGACGACCTGAAAAACTTTGCGGTGGACAATGTGGAAGAGGCCATGGCCCTGCAGGCCGGCATTACGATGCAGGGTGGATCTCTTCACGTTCGCGGGGGTCGCTCCGGTGAGGTGACCTTCATGATTGACGGAGTTCCGGTCAATGACCCTCTGGGCGGTAAAGTGGAAGTTTCCAATGTGGCTATCGCTGAAGCCGAAGCAGTGATCGGCGGGATGGATGCCGAATTCGGAAACGCGCAGTCGGCTGTCTTCAACATCACAACCCGGGAAGGTGGCAGCCAGTTCGAAGGCACCTTCCGTTTCTATACCGATGACTACGGGAGACAGGACAAGACCTATACGAACTACGACCGAGTCTCCTTCGGCATGGGCGGGCCCTTCTGGAACCCCGATTTTCGCTGGTACATCTCCGGCGAGGGAAGCTGGAGTGACGGAGAGAACCTGACTCTGGATCGCCGCAAGGAATGGAAGTTCTTTGATGGGTTTATCAAGTTCGGGGAACGCGCGACAAGTTCCTTCAATGTGCAGAACAAGTTGACCTGGAAGGTCAGCCCGAAACTGAAGTTCAACTTCGAAACCAACCTGAACTGGTCTGGAAGTGATCCCTATGTTCACAACTGGAACCAGGAAGGGTATGTGAACCGGATCCATATTTTCGAGCGTCTTGAACCCAGTGGTGAAGTGATTGACGAAGAGACCGTCTACTTCCATGTGATCCGGGGAAGCACCGCCGCCTACCATGGTCCCTGGTATGATGACTTCTATCTTCGCAACAAGGAGCTTCAGAAGCAGGGACTTCCCAATGCTTTTGAGAAAATACTGGTTGCCTACAAGCCGGCCGGCATCGATGAGAAGGTGCTCGAAATCTGTGATGCCATGCGTGTCAAGAGTGCCTGGTCGGGGGCGGAGTTCCTGGTTCTAACGGAAGAGCTTTTTGACGGCTTCTATGATGGCCTCAGTCAGTGGAGCTATGTGCAGGATGACAGCTCTCAAGTGTATTACAACTCAGCAGAACACACGACCTCGAGTGACAACTTCACAAACAGCGAGAAGTTCATCGCCATTCACAATCTCAGCGATGATGTTTTCTACAAGCTGGCCCTGACCCGTCTGGACTTCAAAAGGCATTCCGGTGTCGGAGACAAGCTCCCCGGTGAATATCTCTCGGGAGGACAGCCTGCCGTTCTTCACAACGGGTCCACGGATCAGCGCGTGACCGGACTCTCCTGGTACACGGACCCCGACAATCCCTTCCTTGCGACGGCCTATGACTACCCTTCCTACTTTGACCGCCATGTGAAGAGCTACATTCTGAAGTTCGATCTGACGAGCAATCGCTGGAGGGGACACAAGTTCAAGACTGGTCTGCTTGCTCAATATAATGACATGGACAGTGAGTCCGTATCCTTCCCCGGTGTCACCCGCACCCTGACGGACAGTTTCACGGGGAGAGTTCTGGGGCGTGCCCAGGGCCTGAGCGCAAACGTCTTTCACAACTATGCGCCTCTGGCTTCCTTCTATGCCCAGGATCGCTGGGAATTTCAGGGCTTGGTCGCCAACTTTGGTGTCCGTTACGATCTCTTCAGCCCCGGAAACGGCGTGGAGATTCTCCTTCGGGCTGCCGGGGTGGATCCGAACATCGAGCGTTACAAGCATGCTCTCAGTCCCCGTCTCGGACTGGCCTTCCCGATCACCGACCGGGACAAGTTTCACTTCCACTACGGGCGTTTTATCCAGGCTCCGGCGAACAACTATCTCTTCCAGACCCAGGATCCGAACGCAGGAACGGATGTTCTTGGAAACCCGGACCTGAAGCCGGAGATCACGGTTTCCTACCAGGCGGGTATCTCTCACCAGTTCACGGCGAATGTGACCGGCGATTTTGCTCTCTTCTATAAGGACATCTACTCGCTGATCACGACTTCCTCCATTCAGGATACGGTTACCGGAGACATCAGCTACCGCTACATCAACAAGGCCTATGCCTCTGCGCGGGGTATGGAGTTGACCCTGAGTCGCCGCTTTGCTGACAACTACGGTGGTCAGATCGCCTACACCTTCAGCTATGCAGACGGTGTGGCCAGTGACGCTCTCTTTGGCACCTCCGCGGCCGGGCTGACCCATCTGCCGACCCGGGAACTTCCCCTGAACTGGGACCAGCGCCACAGCCTGGATGTTTCCCTGCAGATTCAGGATCCGGGAAACTGGGGAGGATCCCTTACCTACAGCTTTGGTTCTGGATTCCCCTGGACTCCTGCATTCCGCTTTGTTCGCAGGCAGGATCCGGAGCTGGAGAACTCTCGCCGCCTTCCCGCAACCCACAGCGTGACGCTGACCGCACAGAAGTTCTTCAACATCTGGGGGCAGGATCTGAGTGTCTTCTTTGACGGAAGGAACCTTCTGGATCAGGACATGGTGGGTTCGATCTCTCCGGGAATCTGGCCGGGACCCCGCTACTGTTCTCCGGCCTATACCCAGTACCTGACAGAGACGGGGAACTTCGGGGGAGCCTACCTCGCAGACATGGATGGGGACGGGGATGATGAATACTACCCCGTTCACGACCCACGGGTTTACTATTCGCATCGCACATTCCGTATCGGATTCGGACTCGAGTTTTAG
- a CDS encoding MotA/TolQ/ExbB proton channel family protein, whose product MSFTKALVRVIMVLLISGIFAIPALAQDEAAGEAAAETVFYRIAPGTIADADTTGMAAAYSDFYSKGGFNEWFRKTRLGRSGVGDLFIKGGPFMWPLLISILVALVFILERFWTLSRARVNTRKLMVQVQKSLRSEGVEAASRVCERTPGPIASILHAGLQKSHRGSADVKEAIETAGSIEMAFLEKGLTAIAAVVNVAPMLGFLGTVSGMIRAFEAIAAADQVSAKLVASGISEALITTASGLVIAIPTSLFHSYFVGQVDRFVVEMEETSAELVNELVELGI is encoded by the coding sequence ATGAGCTTCACCAAGGCACTCGTTCGGGTGATCATGGTTCTTCTGATCTCGGGGATTTTCGCCATTCCGGCTCTCGCGCAGGATGAAGCTGCGGGTGAAGCGGCGGCAGAGACCGTCTTCTACCGGATTGCTCCGGGAACGATCGCTGATGCCGACACAACCGGCATGGCAGCAGCCTATTCCGATTTCTATTCCAAGGGCGGATTCAACGAGTGGTTCCGGAAGACCCGTCTCGGACGCAGTGGCGTCGGTGACCTCTTTATCAAGGGTGGCCCCTTTATGTGGCCGCTTCTGATCTCCATTCTTGTCGCTCTCGTTTTTATTCTGGAGCGCTTCTGGACCCTGTCGCGTGCCCGGGTCAACACCCGCAAGCTGATGGTTCAGGTGCAGAAGTCTCTGCGGAGTGAGGGCGTGGAAGCCGCATCCCGCGTCTGTGAACGCACACCCGGTCCGATTGCTTCCATCCTGCATGCGGGTCTTCAGAAGTCCCACCGCGGTTCCGCAGATGTGAAAGAAGCCATAGAGACGGCCGGCTCCATTGAGATGGCCTTTCTGGAAAAGGGCCTGACTGCCATCGCGGCGGTTGTGAATGTAGCTCCCATGCTCGGCTTCCTCGGAACGGTCTCCGGTATGATTCGCGCCTTCGAGGCCATCGCCGCAGCCGACCAGGTAAGCGCGAAGCTGGTGGCCTCCGGTATCTCCGAAGCACTGATCACCACGGCATCAGGACTGGTCATTGCGATTCCGACCAGCCTTTTCCACTCCTACTTTGTGGGACAGGTGGATCGCTTTGTGGTCGAGATGGAAGAGACCAGTGCGGAACTGGTGAACGAACTCGTCGAGTTGGGCATCTAG
- a CDS encoding lipoate--protein ligase family protein has translation MRRDREAWEALESGSDHSLLRIYGWSPWTVSLGRHQNPEKSLDFEELSRRGYGWVRRPSGGRAVFHAEELTYCLAAPLEDIFEGSIAESHHRISQALLRFYRKLGLSPRLSNPAPARELDPQLPDPCFLAPGLSELELEGKKMAGSAQFRGKRAFLQHGSLPIGPAHLDLADLMPGDPASRKETRRQLNSRSACLSLHLDRVPSRQRLAESLMDAFCEEFQIKAPEIQDFR, from the coding sequence ATGCGCCGTGACCGGGAGGCCTGGGAAGCACTGGAGAGCGGCTCTGATCATTCCCTGCTGAGAATCTATGGCTGGAGCCCCTGGACGGTCTCTCTCGGTCGTCACCAGAATCCTGAAAAGAGTCTGGATTTTGAGGAGTTGTCCCGTCGGGGCTATGGCTGGGTCCGCCGTCCAAGTGGGGGCCGGGCCGTGTTTCATGCGGAGGAATTGACCTACTGTCTTGCGGCCCCTCTTGAGGACATTTTTGAGGGAAGCATTGCGGAAAGTCACCACAGGATTTCCCAGGCTCTGCTCCGCTTCTACCGGAAACTTGGTCTATCTCCCCGTCTCAGCAATCCTGCGCCTGCTCGCGAACTCGATCCCCAGCTCCCGGATCCCTGTTTTCTGGCCCCCGGACTCTCCGAGCTGGAACTGGAGGGAAAGAAAATGGCAGGGAGCGCGCAGTTTCGTGGAAAGCGTGCCTTTCTTCAGCACGGTTCACTTCCGATAGGCCCTGCTCACCTGGATCTGGCCGATCTTATGCCCGGCGATCCGGCCTCTCGCAAGGAAACCCGACGGCAGTTGAACTCCCGTTCCGCCTGTCTCTCACTGCATCTGGACAGGGTTCCCTCCCGGCAGCGTCTGGCGGAGAGCCTGATGGATGCTTTTTGCGAGGAATTTCAAATCAAGGCTCCGGAGATTCAGGACTTCCGCTGA